In a single window of the Streptomyces sp. NBC_00353 genome:
- a CDS encoding tryptophan 2,3-dioxygenase family protein produces MSTIHPDPEATGADTPHLDFAGTTPYEDYVQADVLTHLQHLRSDDPGEMVFLVTTQVMELWFTVIVHEWETAAHALREDRLPVARDALKRSVRELEALNASWTPLAQLTPAQFNSYRAALGEGSGFQSAMYRRMEFLLGDKSASMLVPHRGAPRVHAELEKALAEPSLYDEVLALLARRGHRVPQSVLGRDLTQKYEPSPEVEAVWTEIYSDPERYDELVRLGEALTDVGELVWRWRNDHLVATRRAMGSKTGTGGSAGVAWLEKRATKNVFPELWTARSHV; encoded by the coding sequence ATGTCGACGATCCACCCCGACCCCGAAGCCACCGGTGCGGACACCCCGCACCTGGACTTCGCGGGAACGACTCCGTACGAGGACTACGTCCAGGCGGATGTCCTGACCCACCTCCAGCACCTGCGCTCCGACGACCCGGGCGAGATGGTCTTCCTGGTCACCACCCAGGTCATGGAGCTGTGGTTCACGGTCATCGTCCATGAGTGGGAGACCGCGGCGCACGCCCTGCGTGAGGACCGGCTGCCGGTCGCGCGCGATGCGCTGAAGCGGTCGGTACGGGAACTGGAGGCGCTCAACGCGTCCTGGACGCCGCTCGCCCAGCTCACCCCCGCCCAGTTCAACTCCTACCGCGCCGCACTCGGCGAGGGCTCCGGCTTCCAGTCGGCGATGTACCGGCGGATGGAGTTCCTGCTCGGCGACAAGTCCGCGTCCATGCTCGTACCGCACCGGGGCGCGCCCCGCGTCCACGCCGAGCTGGAGAAGGCGCTCGCCGAGCCGAGCCTGTACGACGAGGTGCTCGCCCTGCTCGCCCGGCGCGGCCACCGGGTGCCGCAGTCCGTGCTCGGCCGCGACCTGACGCAGAAGTACGAGCCGTCCCCCGAGGTCGAGGCCGTCTGGACGGAGATCTACTCCGACCCCGAGCGGTACGACGAGCTCGTCCGGCTCGGCGAGGCGCTCACCGACGTCGGCGAACTGGTGTGGCGCTGGCGCAACGACCACCTCGTCGCCACCCGGCGCGCGATGGGATCGAAGACCGGTACCGGCGGCTCCGCCGGGGTCGCGTGGCTGGAGAAGCGGGCCACGAAGAACGTGTTCCCCGAGCTCTGGACGGCGCGCAGCCATGTCTGA
- a CDS encoding histidine kinase — MTETTKTRSPEFRLAAGAIGGLRQDLFHDAFAYRPLAPMRTDGALTRRLSERMRARAARTPHALVGLAALITALIGIGIGSADGSGIWSGIEIILTGLLPALTVVMTLFRPVGAFWMSMALTPVTAVITGGDWPWVPSMFLSHLVVLVVVAARTRPRTAAWMWVLTVVLGTFLENFGWHYSSTTGPMAVASAFALLVVTVVQTRREAEREVTVQRTVTAVERDRRTLLEERTTIARELHDVVAHHMSVVAIQAEAAPYRVENPPPELEQAFVTIRENAVAALTELRRVLGVVRAEDYEAPDAPQPTLAELDGLLANVADAGLAVEKTVTGAVRELPQGVELSAYRIIQEALSNTLRHAPGAAAKVEIGYVLGGLGLRVVNGPPTGPVKPSPGAGHGITGMRERVAMLNGEMTAGTTADGGYEIVVFIPVPLAQEPTQSETS, encoded by the coding sequence GTGACCGAGACCACCAAGACCAGAAGCCCCGAGTTCCGGCTGGCCGCAGGGGCGATAGGCGGCCTGCGGCAGGACCTCTTCCACGATGCGTTCGCCTACCGTCCGCTGGCGCCCATGCGGACCGACGGGGCGCTGACCCGGCGGCTGTCCGAGCGGATGCGCGCGCGGGCCGCCCGGACGCCGCACGCGCTGGTCGGGCTGGCCGCGCTGATCACGGCCCTCATAGGCATAGGCATCGGCTCGGCGGACGGCTCCGGGATCTGGTCCGGGATCGAGATCATCCTGACCGGGCTGCTCCCGGCGCTGACCGTCGTGATGACGCTGTTCCGGCCGGTCGGCGCGTTCTGGATGTCGATGGCGCTCACTCCGGTGACAGCCGTGATCACCGGTGGCGACTGGCCGTGGGTGCCGAGCATGTTCCTCTCGCACCTGGTGGTGCTCGTCGTGGTCGCGGCCCGGACCCGGCCGCGTACCGCCGCCTGGATGTGGGTCCTGACCGTGGTGCTCGGTACCTTCCTGGAGAACTTCGGCTGGCACTACTCGTCGACCACCGGGCCGATGGCCGTGGCCTCCGCGTTCGCCCTGCTCGTGGTGACCGTCGTGCAGACCCGCCGGGAGGCGGAGCGCGAGGTGACCGTGCAGCGCACCGTCACCGCCGTGGAACGCGACCGGCGCACGCTGCTGGAGGAGCGCACCACCATCGCCCGCGAGCTGCACGACGTGGTCGCCCACCACATGTCGGTCGTCGCGATCCAGGCCGAGGCCGCCCCGTACCGGGTGGAGAACCCGCCGCCCGAGCTGGAGCAGGCCTTCGTCACCATCCGGGAGAACGCCGTCGCCGCCCTCACCGAACTGCGCCGGGTCCTCGGTGTCGTGCGGGCCGAGGACTACGAGGCGCCGGACGCCCCGCAGCCCACCCTCGCCGAGCTGGACGGACTGCTCGCCAACGTGGCGGACGCGGGCCTGGCGGTGGAGAAGACCGTCACCGGAGCGGTACGCGAACTGCCGCAGGGCGTCGAGCTGTCGGCGTACCGGATCATCCAGGAAGCCCTCAGCAACACGTTGCGGCACGCGCCCGGCGCCGCCGCCAAGGTCGAGATCGGCTATGTGCTCGGCGGGCTCGGGCTGCGGGTCGTCAACGGGCCGCCGACCGGTCCGGTGAAGCCCTCGCCGGGCGCCGGTCACGGCATCACGGGGATGCGGGAGCGGGTCGCCATGCTGAACGGCGAGATGACCGCCGGGACGACGGCGGACGGCGGGTACGAGATCGTCGTGTTCATCCCCGTACCCCTGGCCCAGGAACCGACGCAGAGCGAGACCTCATGA
- a CDS encoding DUF3151 domain-containing protein: protein MSIHENLLGGPPPTHLPDDPEPRELLANGTAPADVAAKYPTSSLAWAQLADEAFEGGRVIESYAYARTGYHRGLDALRRAGWKGHGPVPFEHEPNRGFLRALHALARAAQSIGEQEEYERCSTFLRDSSPTAAEILG from the coding sequence ATGTCCATCCACGAGAACCTGCTCGGGGGACCTCCCCCGACCCACCTGCCCGACGACCCCGAGCCGCGCGAGCTCCTCGCGAACGGCACGGCCCCCGCCGATGTCGCCGCGAAGTACCCGACCTCTTCGCTGGCCTGGGCGCAGCTCGCCGACGAGGCGTTCGAGGGCGGCCGTGTCATCGAGTCGTACGCCTACGCCCGCACCGGCTACCACCGTGGCCTCGACGCACTGCGCAGGGCCGGCTGGAAGGGCCACGGGCCCGTTCCGTTCGAGCACGAGCCGAACCGCGGCTTCCTGCGCGCCCTGCACGCCCTCGCGCGCGCCGCCCAGTCGATCGGTGAGCAGGAGGAGTACGAGCGCTGCTCGACGTTCCTCCGCGACTCGTCGCCGACCGCCGCCGAGATCCTGGGTTAG
- a CDS encoding cytochrome P450, which yields MHPSPQPESAASFDPWSPAFVADPYPAYAALRATGRVHRFEPTDQWLVPHHADVSALLRDRRLGRTYLHRFTHEEFGRTPPPAAYEPFTTLNGQGLLDLEAPDHTRIRRLVSKAFTPRTVERLVPTVRRLAAELVDSFVEAGGGDLLTAVAEPLPVAVIAEMLGIPASDRAPLRPWSAAICGMFELNPSEETASAAVRASVEFSAYLRELIAERRKNPGTDLISALIAAHDEGERLSEQEMVSTCVLLLNAGHEATVNTTVNGWWTLLRHPEQLAALRADHGLLPTAVEELLRYDTPLQMFERWVLDDIEIDGTVIPRGSEVALLFGSANRDPARFTDPETLDLSRRENPHVSFGAGIHFCLGAPLARVELSASFSELLRRAPGMRLAAEPEWNPGYVIRGVKELRVEL from the coding sequence ATGCACCCGTCTCCCCAGCCCGAGTCCGCCGCTTCGTTCGATCCCTGGTCGCCGGCGTTCGTCGCCGACCCGTACCCCGCCTACGCCGCGCTGCGGGCCACCGGCAGGGTGCACCGGTTCGAGCCCACGGACCAGTGGCTCGTCCCGCACCACGCCGATGTGTCGGCGCTGCTGCGGGACCGGCGCCTGGGCCGCACCTATCTGCACCGCTTCACCCACGAGGAGTTCGGCCGCACGCCCCCGCCCGCCGCGTACGAGCCCTTCACCACCCTCAACGGGCAGGGGCTCCTCGATCTGGAGGCCCCCGACCACACCCGGATCCGGCGCCTGGTCTCCAAGGCATTCACCCCGCGTACGGTGGAGCGGCTCGTCCCGACGGTGCGGCGGCTGGCCGCCGAGCTGGTCGACAGCTTCGTCGAGGCGGGCGGCGGCGACCTGCTCACCGCGGTCGCCGAACCGCTGCCCGTCGCCGTCATCGCCGAGATGCTGGGCATCCCCGCGTCCGACCGCGCTCCGCTGCGGCCCTGGTCGGCGGCGATCTGCGGGATGTTCGAACTGAACCCGTCCGAGGAGACCGCGAGCGCCGCCGTTCGCGCCTCGGTGGAATTCTCCGCCTATCTGCGGGAGCTGATCGCGGAGCGCCGCAAGAACCCCGGTACGGATCTGATCTCCGCGCTCATCGCCGCGCACGACGAGGGGGAGCGGCTGAGCGAGCAGGAGATGGTCTCCACCTGCGTGCTGCTGCTGAACGCGGGACACGAGGCGACGGTCAACACCACCGTCAACGGCTGGTGGACGCTGTTGCGCCATCCCGAGCAGCTGGCGGCCCTGCGCGCCGACCACGGGCTGCTGCCCACGGCCGTGGAGGAGTTGCTGCGGTACGACACTCCGTTGCAGATGTTCGAGCGCTGGGTCCTCGACGACATCGAGATCGACGGCACGGTCATCCCGCGCGGCTCGGAGGTGGCCCTGCTCTTCGGCTCCGCCAACCGCGACCCGGCCCGCTTCACGGACCCGGAGACGCTGGACCTGTCCCGGCGGGAGAATCCGCACGTCTCGTTCGGCGCCGGCATCCACTTCTGCCTGGGCGCGCCGCTGGCCCGGGTCGAACTCTCGGCTTCCTTCAGCGAGTTGCTGCGCCGGGCGCCCGGGATGCGGCTGGCGGCCGAG
- a CDS encoding MFS transporter, protein MGETPAGEIRAASAPGRWVVLTTVLGSSMALLDSTVINVALPRIGKDLGTDLAALQWTVNAYMLTLAGLILLGGALGDRYGRRRVFVVGVIWFATASLLCGVAPNAAVLIGARALQGVGGALLTPGSLALIQASFHPDDRARAVGLWSGFGGVGAAIGPFVGGWLVDGPGWRWVFLINVPVAAVCVPVALRHVPESRNPHAHGRFDVLGAVLGALALALVTYALIEAPGQGASAAVIGAAVGGILLGVAFVQVERRRANPMLPPSVFGSRQFTAVNIVTLCVYAALGGYFFLSAIQLQVVAGYSALGAGTALLPTTVLMLLFSASSGELGQRIGPRIPLTVGPLFAAAGMLLMLRVGPGDATVSAYVQHVLPAVAVLGLGLVTVVAPLTSTVLASVDTARAGLASGINNAAARAAGLIAVAALPLLAGMGPEAYRDAGQFAAAFKRAMPMCAGLMVLGSVIAWATVRTPPAVRKSKARPECTVHCAVAAPPLEPARDENGDPGRT, encoded by the coding sequence ATGGGTGAGACACCGGCCGGCGAGATCCGTGCTGCCTCCGCACCCGGGCGCTGGGTCGTCCTGACCACCGTCCTCGGGTCCAGCATGGCCCTGCTCGACTCCACCGTCATCAACGTCGCCCTGCCCCGCATCGGCAAGGACCTCGGCACCGACCTGGCCGCCCTTCAGTGGACCGTCAACGCCTACATGCTGACGCTCGCCGGGCTGATCCTTCTCGGTGGGGCGCTCGGGGACCGTTACGGGCGGCGGCGGGTCTTCGTCGTGGGAGTGATCTGGTTCGCCACTGCCTCGTTACTGTGCGGCGTTGCGCCGAATGCCGCCGTTCTGATCGGTGCCCGCGCCCTCCAGGGAGTGGGCGGGGCGCTCCTCACCCCCGGGTCGCTGGCGTTGATCCAGGCAAGTTTTCATCCGGACGACCGGGCGCGCGCGGTCGGGCTGTGGTCGGGGTTCGGTGGGGTGGGGGCCGCCATCGGGCCGTTCGTCGGGGGATGGCTCGTCGACGGCCCCGGGTGGCGGTGGGTGTTTCTGATCAATGTGCCGGTGGCCGCCGTCTGCGTGCCGGTCGCGCTGCGTCACGTACCCGAGTCGCGTAACCCGCACGCACACGGCCGCTTCGATGTCCTGGGGGCCGTGCTCGGCGCGCTCGCCCTCGCCCTGGTGACCTATGCGCTGATCGAGGCGCCCGGCCAGGGGGCGTCCGCCGCGGTGATCGGGGCGGCCGTGGGCGGGATCCTGCTCGGGGTGGCATTCGTGCAGGTGGAGCGGCGGCGGGCGAACCCCATGCTGCCGCCGTCGGTGTTCGGGTCCCGGCAGTTCACCGCGGTCAATATCGTCACGCTCTGTGTGTACGCGGCGCTCGGTGGCTACTTCTTCCTCTCCGCCATCCAGCTCCAGGTCGTGGCGGGGTACTCCGCCCTCGGCGCCGGGACCGCCCTCCTTCCGACCACTGTGCTGATGCTGCTGTTCTCCGCCTCGTCGGGCGAGCTGGGGCAGCGGATCGGGCCCCGTATCCCGCTCACTGTCGGGCCGCTGTTCGCCGCCGCCGGGATGCTGCTCATGCTGCGGGTGGGGCCCGGCGACGCCACCGTCTCCGCGTACGTGCAGCACGTGCTGCCCGCCGTCGCCGTACTCGGCCTCGGCCTGGTCACCGTGGTGGCGCCGCTCACCTCGACCGTCCTCGCCTCCGTCGACACCGCCCGGGCCGGGCTGGCCAGCGGGATCAACAACGCCGCCGCCCGCGCCGCAGGCCTGATCGCCGTGGCCGCGCTGCCGCTGCTCGCCGGGATGGGCCCGGAGGCGTACCGCGACGCCGGGCAGTTCGCAGCGGCCTTCAAGCGGGCCATGCCGATGTGTGCCGGCCTGATGGTGCTGGGCTCGGTGATCGCCTGGGCGACCGTACGGACACCGCCCGCGGTCCGGAAGAGCAAGGCACGTCCCGAATGCACCGTGCACTGCGCTGTCGCGGCGCCTCCCCTGGAGCCCGCTCGGGACGAGAACGGGGACCCGGGCCGGACCTGA
- a CDS encoding response regulator transcription factor, producing the protein MNDIRVLIVDDQMMVREGFSVLLGAMPGIEVVGEAVDGRQAIAQAAALRPDVVLMDIRMPELNGIEATREIVANDAAAKVLVLTTFDLDEYVYQALRAGASGFLLKDASARQLADGVRVVAAGEALLAPTVTKRLITEFSRLAGAPRTPALARIGDLTERETEVLVLIAQGLSNAEIASHLVVAESTIKTHVSRILVKLGLRDRTQAAVFAYEARLVTPA; encoded by the coding sequence ATGAACGACATCCGTGTCCTGATCGTCGACGACCAGATGATGGTCCGTGAGGGCTTCTCGGTGCTCCTGGGGGCGATGCCGGGCATCGAGGTCGTCGGCGAGGCCGTCGACGGCCGGCAGGCCATCGCCCAGGCCGCCGCGCTGCGGCCCGACGTGGTGCTGATGGACATCCGGATGCCGGAGCTCAACGGCATCGAGGCGACCCGTGAGATCGTCGCGAACGACGCGGCCGCCAAGGTGCTCGTGCTGACCACGTTCGACCTCGACGAGTACGTGTACCAGGCGCTGCGCGCCGGGGCGTCCGGGTTTCTGCTGAAGGACGCCTCCGCCCGCCAGCTCGCCGACGGGGTACGGGTGGTGGCGGCCGGGGAGGCGCTGCTGGCACCGACCGTCACGAAGCGGCTGATCACCGAGTTCTCCCGGCTCGCCGGGGCCCCGCGGACGCCCGCGCTCGCCCGGATCGGCGATCTGACGGAGCGCGAGACGGAAGTGCTCGTCCTCATCGCGCAGGGCCTGTCGAACGCGGAGATCGCCTCGCACCTGGTGGTCGCCGAGTCCACCATCAAGACGCATGTGAGCCGCATCCTGGTGAAGCTGGGGCTGCGGGACCGTACGCAGGCGGCGGTGTTCGCGTACGAGGCGCGGCTGGTCACCCCGGCCTGA
- a CDS encoding alpha/beta hydrolase family protein, with protein MSDSAARDRDAVETESAFSHPAVAPDASAAYGDHPDQVIDFYAPRDGRAGAPVVVVLHGGAWRGPYDRLHVTPFADFLARRGFAVANVEYRRGSELPQQRGSGPVAGRWPETFDDVAAAMDALPGLLAVALPEADARRVVVTGHSAGGQLALWAAARHVLPQGSPWRLAAAPPLRGVVALAPIADFGTAVELDVCSGAVGQLLGREEDFAARSPYADPAALLPTGIATAVVQGRTDLTVPHAVAEAFVDAAAKAGETVGLTLLEEVGHFPLIDPAADACAVVAEEIAQLAW; from the coding sequence ATGTCGGATTCCGCCGCGCGTGATCGGGACGCAGTCGAGACCGAGTCGGCCTTCTCGCATCCGGCCGTCGCCCCCGACGCCTCGGCCGCCTACGGCGACCATCCCGACCAGGTGATCGACTTCTACGCCCCGCGCGACGGGCGGGCCGGGGCGCCCGTCGTGGTCGTCCTGCACGGTGGTGCGTGGCGGGGGCCGTACGACCGGCTCCATGTGACGCCGTTCGCGGACTTCCTGGCCCGGCGCGGTTTCGCCGTCGCCAACGTCGAGTACCGGCGCGGCAGCGAGCTCCCGCAGCAGCGGGGTTCCGGTCCGGTCGCCGGCCGTTGGCCGGAGACGTTCGACGATGTCGCCGCGGCGATGGACGCGCTGCCCGGGCTGCTGGCCGTCGCGCTTCCGGAGGCCGATGCGCGACGGGTCGTCGTCACCGGGCACTCCGCGGGCGGTCAGCTGGCGCTGTGGGCCGCGGCCCGGCACGTACTGCCGCAGGGGTCACCATGGCGGCTTGCCGCGGCGCCGCCGCTGCGCGGGGTCGTCGCCCTCGCGCCGATCGCCGACTTCGGCACGGCGGTGGAGCTGGATGTCTGCTCCGGCGCGGTGGGGCAACTCCTGGGGAGGGAAGAGGACTTCGCCGCGCGGAGCCCGTACGCCGATCCGGCCGCGCTGCTGCCGACCGGTATCGCCACCGCGGTCGTACAGGGACGCACCGATCTGACCGTGCCGCACGCGGTCGCCGAGGCGTTCGTGGACGCGGCGGCCAAGGCGGGCGAGACGGTGGGGCTGACGCTGCTGGAGGAGGTCGGGCACTTCCCGTTGATCGATCCGGCGGCGGACGCGTGCGCGGTGGTGGCGGAGGAGATCGCCCAGCTGGCGTGGTGA
- a CDS encoding MalY/PatB family protein encodes MSENEHEEPTVQANARYDFDTVIDRRGTWCVQWDGVADRFGVDGLLPFTISDMDFETAPEVLTALRTRLDHGVLGYTSWQHDDFRSAIAHWYETRYGTELDTGRLVYGPSVLSQFSQLLQMWTAEGDGVVVHTPTYDGFRKAITGLGRELRGVPVGDTGALERELARPDAKVLVLCSPHNPTGRVWTEPELVDMAALAALHGVAVISDEIHADFVHDGHRHVPWTRVAGDARWAVISSASKSFNFPALTGSYGIIGDPADRTEFLRRMETAEGLASPAVLSLTAHIAAYRQGGPWLDAVRAYVAGNMALVAERLNAAFPELSWQPPQAGYLAWIDLRPLGVDDEALQRVLIEREKVAIMPGAVYGAEGFLRLNVGCPRSKVEAGVEALVRALKAVR; translated from the coding sequence ATGTCCGAGAACGAGCACGAGGAGCCCACTGTGCAAGCGAACGCGCGCTATGACTTCGACACCGTCATCGACCGCAGGGGCACCTGGTGTGTCCAGTGGGACGGGGTCGCCGACCGGTTCGGTGTCGACGGGCTGCTCCCGTTCACCATCTCCGACATGGACTTCGAGACGGCCCCCGAGGTCCTGACCGCACTGCGGACCCGCCTCGACCACGGCGTGCTCGGCTACACCAGCTGGCAGCACGACGACTTCAGGTCGGCGATCGCGCACTGGTACGAGACCCGGTACGGCACCGAGCTGGACACCGGCCGGCTGGTGTACGGCCCGTCCGTGCTCAGCCAGTTCTCGCAGCTCCTCCAGATGTGGACGGCCGAGGGCGACGGCGTGGTGGTCCACACCCCCACGTACGACGGCTTCCGCAAGGCGATCACCGGCCTCGGCCGCGAGCTGCGGGGCGTGCCGGTGGGGGACACCGGGGCGCTGGAACGGGAACTGGCGCGCCCCGACGCGAAGGTGCTGGTGCTCTGCTCGCCGCACAACCCGACGGGCCGGGTGTGGACGGAGCCCGAACTGGTCGACATGGCCGCTCTGGCCGCGCTCCACGGGGTCGCGGTGATCAGCGACGAGATCCATGCGGACTTCGTGCACGACGGCCACCGGCATGTGCCGTGGACGCGGGTGGCGGGTGACGCCCGCTGGGCGGTGATCTCGTCCGCGTCCAAGTCCTTCAACTTCCCGGCGCTGACCGGCTCGTACGGCATCATCGGCGATCCGGCCGACCGGACGGAGTTCCTGCGCCGCATGGAGACGGCGGAGGGCCTGGCCTCCCCGGCGGTGCTGTCGCTCACCGCGCACATAGCCGCGTACCGGCAGGGCGGGCCGTGGCTGGACGCGGTACGCGCGTACGTGGCCGGGAACATGGCCCTGGTCGCGGAACGCCTGAACGCGGCGTTCCCCGAACTGTCCTGGCAGCCCCCGCAGGCCGGCTATCTGGCGTGGATCGATCTGCGCCCCCTGGGTGTGGACGACGAGGCGCTGCAGCGGGTGCTGATCGAGCGCGAGAAGGTCGCGATCATGCCGGGTGCGGTGTACGGGGCCGAGGGGTTCCTGCGGCTCAACGTGGGGTGCCCGCGGAGCAAGGTCGAAGCGGGCGTGGAGGCGCTGGTGCGGGCGCTGAAGGCCGTGAGGTAG
- the kynU gene encoding kynureninase has translation MSETFAARAAALDTADELADLRKLFTLDDGVYLDGNSLGALPRHVPARVQEVLTREWGELRIRSWDESGWWTAPERIGDRIAPLVGAAAGQIVVGDSTSVNVFKAVVAASRLAPEGRDEILVDATTFPTDGYIAESAARMTGHRLVPVAPGDVPGAVGPRTAVVLLNHVDFRTGRLHDLPGLTATVHAAGGLAVWDLCHSAGALPVGLDAHGVDLAVGCTYKYLNGGPGSPAYLYVAERHQAAFDSPLPGWTSHADPFAMDPGYAPADGSVRGRVGTPDILSMLALEAALDVWDGVPVEAVRAKSLALTDFFLECVGAYVPEGVVVPVTPQAHVERGSQVSLRCVDAGITEPVMRALIARGVVGDLRRPDVLRFGFTPLYVGFADVERAARVLGEVLSEVSGGALDGVLGEV, from the coding sequence ATGTCTGAGACCTTTGCCGCGCGGGCCGCGGCACTCGACACCGCCGACGAACTCGCGGATCTGCGCAAGCTGTTCACCCTCGACGACGGTGTGTACCTCGACGGAAACTCGCTCGGCGCGCTGCCGCGACACGTACCCGCCCGGGTGCAGGAGGTCCTCACCCGCGAGTGGGGCGAGCTGCGCATCCGGTCCTGGGACGAGAGCGGTTGGTGGACCGCGCCCGAGCGGATCGGCGACCGGATCGCCCCGCTCGTCGGGGCGGCCGCCGGACAGATCGTCGTCGGCGATTCGACGAGCGTGAACGTCTTCAAGGCCGTCGTCGCCGCGAGCCGGCTGGCGCCGGAGGGGCGCGACGAGATCCTGGTCGACGCGACGACCTTTCCCACGGACGGGTACATAGCCGAGTCCGCCGCCCGGATGACCGGGCACCGGCTCGTCCCCGTCGCACCCGGTGACGTACCCGGCGCGGTCGGGCCCCGTACCGCGGTCGTCCTGCTCAACCACGTCGACTTCCGCACCGGCCGGCTGCACGACCTGCCCGGCCTCACCGCGACCGTGCACGCGGCGGGCGGCCTCGCCGTCTGGGACCTGTGCCACAGCGCGGGCGCGCTGCCCGTGGGCCTGGACGCGCACGGCGTGGACCTGGCGGTCGGCTGTACGTACAAGTACCTGAACGGCGGGCCCGGTTCGCCCGCGTACCTGTACGTCGCCGAGCGGCATCAGGCGGCCTTCGACTCGCCGCTGCCGGGGTGGACGTCGCACGCCGACCCGTTCGCGATGGATCCCGGGTACGCGCCCGCGGACGGTTCCGTACGCGGCCGGGTCGGAACCCCCGACATCCTGTCCATGCTGGCGCTCGAAGCGGCGCTGGACGTGTGGGACGGGGTGCCGGTCGAGGCGGTACGGGCCAAGTCGCTGGCCCTGACGGACTTCTTCCTGGAGTGCGTCGGGGCGTATGTGCCGGAGGGTGTGGTCGTTCCGGTCACGCCGCAGGCCCATGTGGAGCGCGGCAGCCAGGTGTCGTTGCGGTGCGTGGACGCGGGCATCACCGAGCCGGTGATGCGTGCGCTGATCGCGCGGGGCGTGGTCGGGGACCTGCGGCGGCCGGATGTGCTGCGGTTCGGGTTCACGCCGCTGTACGTGGGGTTCGCGGATGTGGAGCGGGCTGCGCGGGTGCTGGGTGAGGTGCTGAGCGAGGTGTCGGGCGGGGCGCTCGACGGGGTGCTCGGCGAGGTGTGA
- the fbaA gene encoding class II fructose-bisphosphate aldolase: protein MPIATPEVYAEMLDRAKAGKFAYPAINVTSTQTLHAALRGFAEAESDGIVQISTGGAEFLGGQHNKDMVTGAVALAEFAHIVAAKYDVTVALHTDHCPKDKLDGYVRPLLDISAERVAKGLNPLFQSHMWDGSAETLADNLAIGQELLAKAAAAKIILEVEITPTGGEEDGVTHEINDELYTTVDDALRTAEALGLGEKGRYLLAASFGNVHGVYKPGNVVLRPELLKDLQEGVGAKYGKSSPFDFVFHGGSGSTEQEIATALENGVVKMNLDTDTQYAFTRPIVDHVFRNYDGVLKVDGEVGNKKVYDPRSWGKSAEAGMAKRVTEACANLRSTGTKLK, encoded by the coding sequence ATGCCCATCGCAACCCCCGAGGTCTACGCCGAGATGCTCGACCGGGCGAAGGCAGGCAAGTTCGCCTACCCGGCCATCAATGTGACGTCGACCCAGACCCTGCACGCTGCACTGCGCGGCTTCGCGGAGGCGGAGAGCGACGGCATCGTCCAGATCTCCACCGGTGGGGCGGAGTTCCTGGGCGGCCAGCACAACAAGGACATGGTCACGGGCGCCGTCGCCCTCGCCGAGTTCGCGCACATCGTCGCCGCCAAGTACGACGTCACGGTCGCGCTGCACACCGACCACTGCCCCAAGGACAAGCTGGACGGTTACGTACGTCCGCTGCTCGACATCTCCGCGGAGCGCGTCGCCAAGGGCCTGAACCCGCTGTTCCAGTCCCACATGTGGGACGGTTCGGCCGAGACCCTCGCCGACAACCTGGCCATCGGCCAGGAGCTGCTGGCCAAGGCCGCCGCCGCCAAGATCATCCTCGAGGTCGAGATCACCCCGACCGGTGGCGAGGAGGACGGCGTCACCCACGAGATCAACGACGAGCTGTACACGACCGTCGACGACGCGCTGCGTACCGCCGAGGCGCTCGGCCTGGGCGAGAAGGGCCGCTACCTGCTGGCCGCCTCCTTCGGCAACGTGCACGGCGTCTACAAGCCGGGCAACGTCGTGCTCCGTCCCGAGCTCCTCAAGGACCTCCAGGAGGGCGTCGGCGCCAAGTACGGCAAGTCGTCCCCGTTCGACTTCGTCTTCCACGGCGGCTCCGGCTCCACCGAGCAGGAGATCGCCACCGCGCTGGAGAACGGCGTGGTGAAGATGAACCTCGACACCGACACCCAGTACGCCTTCACCCGCCCGATCGTGGACCACGTGTTCCGCAACTACGACGGCGTGCTGAAGGTCGACGGCGAGGTCGGCAACAAGAAGGTCTACGACCCGCGCAGCTGGGGCAAGTCCGCCGAGGCGGGCATGGCCAAGCGCGTCACGGAGGCCTGCGCCAACCTGCGGTCCACCGGCACCAAGCTGAAGTAG